The Desulfofundulus salinus genome includes the window GTATTCGTTGGCCACTTCGGAAATATGCACCAGACCGGTTTCACCACCGGGAAGCTGGACAAAGGCCCCAAAGTTAGCAATACCGGTCACCACGCCTTCTAAAACGCTTCCCACTTCTACCGGCATAATTTGCGGTTTTGCCTCCCTTAATGCTAAAAACCTTGGTTAATTATATGCCTGCCAAAGCAAAAGTGTCAAGAACTAATTCCCCGGCTTCACCGGTACAATGCGTGCTTCTCCCGGCTTCACCAGGCCCAGGCGCTCCCTGGCCACCTGCTCTATATACTCATCCGACTGCACCAGTTTAAGCTGCTGTTTTAACTCCGCATTTTTCTTCTGCAGTTCCGTTAGCTGAGCCTGGAGTTGCTGAAGGTCCTGCTGCATAGCATCCAGGCGGTGGAACTGGGAAAAAAACGAGAGCAAAAGGTAACAAAGGAGAACCAACACCAGCAAGCCGGGCAGCCGGTTTTTGTTGAAACGCAGGCGCCGGCGCCCGCTACCCGGACGCAAACCTGACGTTAAGGATTCGCCTTTCTGAAAGTAAAAGACCATTTTCCGGTACTTCCCCTTCACCGAAACCGGCCGGTTGCCACCCGGAGCGAGTAGCCAGGTTCAAGATTGGCTCCTTGAATCGTTATTTTCTACGTTGAATAAGAAATTCCTTTCAGGCAGGATAAAAAAGATTATATCCGCCTTTTATATGCCGCCTTCATTCAGACATTCAAACCTGCTGGCTGCACCGCGCCGTAATCTGCCGGAAGCGGCTGGGAGGCATCCCCATAGCGCGGCTGAAAACGCGACTGAAATAGTTGGGGTCGGGGTACCCCACCTGCCGACCGACTTCTCCCACGGGCAGGTCCGTCTCGGCCAGCAACTTTTTAGCCTTTTCAATGCGCAGGCGCAACACATATTCCGAAAAAGTACAGCCCACCTGTTCTTTAAAAGCCTTGCTGAAATAATCGGGACTCAGGAAAATTATCCGGGAAAGATCGGTAAGAGAAATTTCCCTTTGATAATTTTCTTGAATATAATTCAAGGCCTTTTTAACCGCACTGTTCACCATGGCACCGGCCTGACCGGCAGCCGGGTTGTTACCCGATAGCGCCAGTTCTGCCATCCACTCTTCCAGCTCTTCAACTGAGAGACACAGGGAAAGCCGGCGGGCAAATTTGTTATAAGCGTGTACCATTTCCTCCGCATGTTCCCCGTAGCTTCCCATACTACGCGAGAAAGCCACCAGCACGCCCATCAGCCGGGCCTTAATCAAGTGGAGATCAGTACCCCGACCTTCAAATACGGAAATCAAAAATTCCCGAAACATCCGGCGGGCTTCTTCCGCGTCACCGCTGCGTAAGACTTCTAATAATTCCCTTTCACGGGCCGCATAAACTCCTCCATCCTTATCAACCTTACGCTCCAGCTCGTCCACGTGTACCACTTGCTCGGGCCCCAGATAAAACATACCGAGGTGAGCCGCGGTCTGAGCCTCCCAGGCCGCACGGGGCAGCTGGCTGATATCCTCACAGAAACGAGCCAACCCAACAGTCACCCCAAGGGAAAGCCTGTCCGCAGCAGTTTCGATGATATCGTTTGCCAGCTGGCGCAAACGCTGTCCCTGTTCCTGTTCCGACCCCCGGTTCCCCCACAGGCCTATCAACATACGGTCACTTATCGGCAGGCATAACCCCCAGGGGTGCCGGGTCAAAGCATCTTCCACCAGCCGCTGCAATTGATAGCGGAGCAACTCGAACCTGGCCAGGGAGGCAGGACTACCCTCAAGCCGGTTTTCCATGTACACACCGAAAGCGACGCGGGGTAAGACTTCCAGGCGCACCAGCCGGGCCTGTTGTTCCACGGCAGCCCGTTCTTCCCACAAGCCCCAGATAAGGCCCAAACCAAGGTTGAGCCGCAGCCAGGGGAGAGCCTCCGCCAGTTGTTCCTGCAACTTTTTGTGTTCACTCTGCTCTTCGCGCTCCCGCAGAAGCTGGACCCGCGTATTTTTCAACACGTCGACCAGTTCCTGGGAGCGAATGGGTTTGAGCAGGAAATCCACCACACCGATGCGCAGGGCCTCCTGGACATAATCAAACTCGTTATAAGCAGTAAGGAAAATAATGGCACTCGCAGGTATAATTTTTCTTATTTCCCTTGCAGCGGTCAACCCGTCCATACCGGGCATCTTAATGTCCAGCAAGATGATGTCCGGCCGCAGCTCCTCAGCCAGCTGCACGGCCTGGCGGCCGTTCCGCGCTTCACCCACCACTTTGATTGGTTCTTCCGCCCTTTCAAGAATCAGGCGGATGGCCTGCCTTTCCAGATGCTCATCGTCTACAACCAGAAGTCTCATTTCATTCACATTGTTCATGAGAATCCCCTTCCGGAACCATTAACTCTTTTGACTCTTTAATGGGATCCAAACTTTCACTGTCGTTCCTTCTCCCGGCGAACTGAAGATTTCCAGGCCGTATTTCTCGCCGAAGCAGTGCCGCAACCTCTGGTGCACGTTGGTCAAACCGAGGCCGGTGGTATGTCCTCGCCCGGACCGGTTACCTTCCAGGACCTGGCTTGCGACCCCCGGTTCCATCCCCAGCCCCGTATCGCGAACTTCTATGCATACCCTTTCTCCAAAACACCGGGCGTCAATATAAATGGTCCCCCCGTCCTCTTTGAGCTCCAGACCGTGCACGATGGCGTTCTCGACCAGCGGCTGCAGCGTCATCAGGGGAATCATGGCGTTCAACGCTTCGGGTTCGGCGTGAATTTCAACTTTAATATGATTCCCGTACCTTGTTTTCTGGATGAACAAATAGTTAGTAATATGTTCCAGCTCCTCACGGAGGGAAACCATCTGGTCTATCTTGCGCAGGGTGTAGCGGAGCAGCCCGGACAGCGCATGGATCAATTCTTCGGTCTGGGAGGCCCCTTCAATCATGGCCAGGCGGCAGGCAGCATTCAACGTGTTAAAGAGGAAATGCGGGTTGACCTGTGATTGCAGGGCACGCAGTTCCAGCTGGTGCATCACCCGTTCCATATCGGCCTTTTCTTTAAGCTGCCGGGTGAGACGCTGGCTGGTAATGCGTGATACGCTCATCTCGACGATATAATTGGCCACGATCTGCAATAGTTCTCCGGCAGCCCGGATTTTTTCCTCCGTAACCACCTCTATTTTGTACAGCGCGGCACACATTTTTTCTTCATCCAGCCCGTACTGGCGGGCCACCTGCCGGACCTGCTTAATCTGCTCCTCCTGGGGCCTCTCCAGCAATACCTGCCCGCAAAGGACCGCTCCCCAGTAAACGCCGTCCACTATTAGCGGCGCCGCCATATCGATCAAAGTACAGTGGCACTGGTGCAGGCTGAGGCTTTTCCACTTGGCCGCCGCCTCGCCGACGCGCCGGTCCGATTCATAACACCCTTTCTCACCAACCGGCGAGGAACGCACCAGCCGGCAGAACTCGGTGAAATTACTGGGCCTGGTGATGGGTGTCCCATCCACGTCCACCACGATGGCCGCCACACCCGTGGCCCTGGCAAATTTATCCACAACCTCCTGCAGCAGAGGCACTGCGACCAATTCCCTCAGGTAACCGTGCACCGGCAGGCCATAAACGTATTCAGCCATCCGGAATCCCTTCTTTTTATTGCGATTTAGAATGTTTACTTAATAATGTTTACTTATATTGATAACAATTAAATTATTAAACATTGTTACGTCATAGTCAACGGAAAGACTGTCAGTAAAATATGTAAAAAGCCTTCAGCGGATCATTTCCAGCTGAAGGCAAAGATTTTTTGAGGTCACAAAAATTTGATAATTAAAATTATCCTAATAAGCTGCGGAATCCTTTTTACCCTGTTTAGTAAATAAATGCTTTTCTTTTAGTGATTTTACAGGTTAATTATCGTTTTGCGAGATAAGCTTTTCCAATGGCATCTGCACCATAGATTGCGTTGTAGACCATTTGTGGTGTTACAGGGAAAGGCATGTTATGCACCATCATACCAGGTTCACATACCTTTTCAGCCACGCGCATAATCTTTTCAGGGGTAGGATCTGTAACCCCTATCTGCGCCAGAGTTACAGGAAGCCCGACCCTCGTGCAAAAATCCAGGACCTCATTAATTTCTGCCCATGGACGGTCTTCCAGGACCAGGTGGGCCAGGGTACCGAAGGCAACTTTTTCCCCATGATAGCTATGGTGGGTTTCTTCCAGCACTGTTAATCCATCATGAATAGCATGAGCTGCTGCAAGACCAGAGCTTTCAAAACCAATACCGCTGAGCAGCGTGTTGGCTTCTATTATCTTTTCAACTGCTGGTGTGGCCACTCCTCTTTCCACGGCAAGCTTAGCAGCCTCTCCATATTCTAGCAGGATATCATAACAGAGCCGTGCCAGGTTTAAGGCAGTAACGGTAGTATAGCCACCCGGAATATTCTTTGCTGCAGATTTAGCACAAGAATCAGCTTCAAACCAGGTTGCAAGAGCATCTCCCATACCAGAAACCAGGAAGCGTACCGGAGCTTTAGCAATAATGGCAGTATCGACAACCAGCAGATTGGGGTTTTGGGGTAGGATAAAGTAACGTTCAAAGACGCCTTCTTCTGTGTAAATAACCGCGAGGGCACTACATGGGGCATCCGTAGCAGCAATAGTAGGAACGATAACAACAGGCTTATTCATTAAGCATGCAACCGCTTTGCCTGCATCGATAACTTTACCGCCACCTACAGCAACTATGAAATCTGCCCCCGCTGCTGTAGCTGCAGCTTTAAGTCTCTCTATTTCACTATCGCAACACTCTCCCCGAAATACTTCAAATACAGAATTTACATTGTGTTCTTTTAAACTTTTTTCAATATCTGCACGGGTCTCTTTTAGGGCAGTTTTTCCTCCAGTTATGAAAGCTTTTTGCCCGAAATTTTTCGCCTGCTCACCCAGGGAGTGAATCGCCCCAGGGCCCTGCACATAGCGACTTGGAGAAATTAGTATCTTAATGCTCATTTTTCTTCCTCCTTAAAATAAAATTACTCGTTAAACAGCTGGTAAGGCACAATGAGCGATTCTGTAAATACTCTAAAGAGTTTAATCTCAGTTTTTAAATCCCTCCTTGAAATTTTATTGTGTCATGTACGCATACTTAGTCGCCTGACGATTTATCTTTTTCGCCTCTTCCCACCCCCTCTTCTTGATAAGACCGGGGTGCTTCTTCACCCCTCAGGACTCTCAGCACACCCTCGGCCAGGGCAGCCATCTCGTCCTCGCCGGGGTAAACAAGCACCGGGGCGATAAACTCCACTCGCTTTCTTATTTCTTCCACCGCGCGCCGGCTGTACGCCAGTCCGCCGGTCAGTACAACCGCATCGACCTGGCCGGAAAGAACTGCCGCACAGGCACCAATCTCCCGCGCCACCTGGTAGCATAGTGCTGCAAACAGGAGATCTGCTTCTGTGTCTCCTGCAGCGGCCCGTTCCTCCACCTCCCGGGCGTTGTTGGTTCCCAGGTAAGCGACAAACCCTCCCCGCCCGTTGATCAGGCGGAGCAGTTCCTCCCGGGTGTAGCGATCACTAAAAGCCAGCTGCACCACCTCCGCCGCCGGGAGGGAACCGCTGCGCTCAGGGGTGAGCGGGCCTTCCCCATCCACCCCGTTGCTTACATCCACTACCCGGCCCCGTCGGTGTGCACCGACGGTTATACCACCGCCCAGGTGTGCTACAATTAGATTCACTTCCTCGTATTTCTTGCCCAGTTCTGCTGCCGCACGCCTGGCCTGGCGCTTCTGGTTCAATGCGTGAAACACGCTCCGCCGCTGGATCTGGGGCAAACCGGAAATCCGGGCCACCGGTTCCAGTTCATCCACACAGATGGGGTCAACGATATATGAAGGAACGTTGTGTGGAGAACCCAGCTCATAGGCCAGAAGGGCACCCAGGTTGGAGGCATGCCTGCCGTAACGTTCTTCACGCAGCTCCTCAAGCATGGCCCGGTCGACTGCATAAACACCACCGGGGATGGGCTTCAACAAGCCGCCCCTTGCTGCAATGGCGGTTAACTCTTCCACGCGCAGCCCTTTTTTCTGCAATTCCCGGCGTAATGCCTCGAGCCGGTAGTCAAGCTGGTCAACCACGCGTGGGAAAACCGCCAGCTCATCCGCAGGATGAGCGATATTCTCAATCCACCGCTTGTCCTCACCTATGAAAAAAGCTATTTTGGTCGAGGTGGAACCGGGATTGATAACGAGAATCTTTTCTTCGGTGTTCTGCTCCGTCATAAAACTTCTTCCTTTCTCCTGCCTGTTAAAACAGCTTTTCCCATAGTGACCTGTGGAGGCTGGAAATTACCTCCACGCCCACGATCAGGCCGTTCTCCACAGCAGCGACAGCGCGTCCCACCGCCGCCTGCACTGCTGCGACCTCACCCTGGAGGAGAACCAGGGATTTACCGCCCAGGCCCCGCGCCAGGCGGATCTCCAGCAATTGTACCTGCCCGCCTTTAACGGCAGCATCCCCTGCTTTGATGGCAGCCGCACAGGCAAAGGTCTCTATAACACCAAGCGACCCCCTTGCGGCAGGAACTGCTGACGTACCGGTCAGGGCCGGAAACACCGATGGATGCACGGTACCCAGCACAAGCGAATCTACAACATTTTCGGAGTCAAAATCCACTGCCGCACGTACGGCATTGCGCACGGCCCCAACTTCCCCGCTGATCATGGCTACAAACTTACCCGGACAAACGGGAGTGGCCAGCACCAGTTCGACCGGTGAAGATTTAAGCAACGCATCTGTGGCTGCTATACCGCGAGCAATGCCCCGCCACTCCACCATGCCTAAGGCATTCATCAACCACCATCACCCACCCTTTCTGACTCGATGACCACCGCATCTGCGGACACCTGCGTAACGCGGCCCTCAATGCTGGCATGAATCGGCACACCCAGAGCGTTGTCCGGTACCTCAGCCACCACCTGACCGGCTGCCACTCGTTCCCCGGCTTCAACAACCGGTACTGCCGGCACTCCTATATGCTGTCTGAGCATTAACCGCACCTTTTGCGGACGCACGCTTTCCTCCTGAAGGGGTGCCGGGAGATCATAGCGCAAGAGTCCCAGCCGTGCTACCAGACGCGCCGTAGGTACGCGGCGATATGGCCTCTGGGGATGGACACCTCGCAGTTCACCACCGGGCGGCTTGAAACCGCTGCGGGACATTTGACGCTTCAACCACGCATTTACCCGCCTGGGACTGAGACCCATGGGACAGGCGAAAACCTCACACAGGCCGCATTCCGAACAAAGCCATGGGGCTCCCCCGGCAACCAGTTCACCGGTCGCATATGCCAGGCCGGCCATATTGCGGTCCGGCCGCAGGCCGTGGCCCAGCAGATAACGGGGACAGAGTTCTGTACAGTAACCGCAGTGGCAGCACATTCCCCGCGTCAGCCGCAGGTCCACACCAATATCCAACTTTTTGCTTAAAACCAGGGGGTGATCGGCTGGCAGGACGATAATCCCGCCGGTGGTTCTCGTAACTACAGCATCCAGGTCCACCAGGCGGCCCATCATCGGGCCCCCTTCTATAATTGTAAATGTCTTTATTTGCGGCCCCCCGGCCATGTAGAGCAGGTCTTTAACAGGCGTCCCCACCGGTACCTGAAGGGTCACCGGCCTTTGTACAGCACCGGTCACAGTAACTATTTTTTCAATTACAGGCCGGCCTTCCATAGCGCGGTTCACATTGAACAGCGTCTCAACGTTATTGACCACCACACCAACCTGGATGGGAATTCCTCCCGGAGGGATAACGCGCCCGGTAACTTCATACACCAGTACATGCTCGTCGCCAGCCGGGTAAAAATCATCCAGAAAGTGCAATTCCACCGCTGTTTCCGGTTCGTCGGCCAGCGCTTCCCGCAGGGCTGCTGCAGCGGCCCTGTACTTGGCTTTAATCCCTACAGTGGCCCTGGCGGCACCCGTTGCGCGCATCATGATCTTCAGCCCGCCAATCACTTCGCGAGCAGCACAACGGAGCAATTCCTGGTTGCCGCGTAAGAGAGGCTCACACTCAGCGGCGTTGGCAATTACCCACTCCGCACGGCTCGAAGCCTTCATATAGGCGGGAAATCCCGCACCTCCGGCCCCTACTACACCGGACTGCCGCAACCGGCTTATGATTTCCTCTCTGCTCCACGCAATCACTGCTCAACCCACCCGCTCTTTAAATAATCCGGAAACCATCCACCAGCACGC containing:
- a CDS encoding septum formation initiator family protein → MVFYFQKGESLTSGLRPGSGRRRLRFNKNRLPGLLVLVLLCYLLLSFFSQFHRLDAMQQDLQQLQAQLTELQKKNAELKQQLKLVQSDEYIEQVARERLGLVKPGEARIVPVKPGN
- a CDS encoding response regulator — translated: MNNVNEMRLLVVDDEHLERQAIRLILERAEEPIKVVGEARNGRQAVQLAEELRPDIILLDIKMPGMDGLTAAREIRKIIPASAIIFLTAYNEFDYVQEALRIGVVDFLLKPIRSQELVDVLKNTRVQLLREREEQSEHKKLQEQLAEALPWLRLNLGLGLIWGLWEERAAVEQQARLVRLEVLPRVAFGVYMENRLEGSPASLARFELLRYQLQRLVEDALTRHPWGLCLPISDRMLIGLWGNRGSEQEQGQRLRQLANDIIETAADRLSLGVTVGLARFCEDISQLPRAAWEAQTAAHLGMFYLGPEQVVHVDELERKVDKDGGVYAARERELLEVLRSGDAEEARRMFREFLISVFEGRGTDLHLIKARLMGVLVAFSRSMGSYGEHAEEMVHAYNKFARRLSLCLSVEELEEWMAELALSGNNPAAGQAGAMVNSAVKKALNYIQENYQREISLTDLSRIIFLSPDYFSKAFKEQVGCTFSEYVLRLRIEKAKKLLAETDLPVGEVGRQVGYPDPNYFSRVFSRAMGMPPSRFRQITARCSQQV
- a CDS encoding sensor histidine kinase, whose translation is MAEYVYGLPVHGYLRELVAVPLLQEVVDKFARATGVAAIVVDVDGTPITRPSNFTEFCRLVRSSPVGEKGCYESDRRVGEAAAKWKSLSLHQCHCTLIDMAAPLIVDGVYWGAVLCGQVLLERPQEEQIKQVRQVARQYGLDEEKMCAALYKIEVVTEEKIRAAGELLQIVANYIVEMSVSRITSQRLTRQLKEKADMERVMHQLELRALQSQVNPHFLFNTLNAACRLAMIEGASQTEELIHALSGLLRYTLRKIDQMVSLREELEHITNYLFIQKTRYGNHIKVEIHAEPEALNAMIPLMTLQPLVENAIVHGLELKEDGGTIYIDARCFGERVCIEVRDTGLGMEPGVASQVLEGNRSGRGHTTGLGLTNVHQRLRHCFGEKYGLEIFSSPGEGTTVKVWIPLKSQKS
- a CDS encoding glycerol dehydrogenase; the protein is MSIKILISPSRYVQGPGAIHSLGEQAKNFGQKAFITGGKTALKETRADIEKSLKEHNVNSVFEVFRGECCDSEIERLKAAATAAGADFIVAVGGGKVIDAGKAVACLMNKPVVIVPTIAATDAPCSALAVIYTEEGVFERYFILPQNPNLLVVDTAIIAKAPVRFLVSGMGDALATWFEADSCAKSAAKNIPGGYTTVTALNLARLCYDILLEYGEAAKLAVERGVATPAVEKIIEANTLLSGIGFESSGLAAAHAIHDGLTVLEETHHSYHGEKVAFGTLAHLVLEDRPWAEINEVLDFCTRVGLPVTLAQIGVTDPTPEKIMRVAEKVCEPGMMVHNMPFPVTPQMVYNAIYGADAIGKAYLAKR
- the buk gene encoding butyrate kinase → MTEQNTEEKILVINPGSTSTKIAFFIGEDKRWIENIAHPADELAVFPRVVDQLDYRLEALRRELQKKGLRVEELTAIAARGGLLKPIPGGVYAVDRAMLEELREERYGRHASNLGALLAYELGSPHNVPSYIVDPICVDELEPVARISGLPQIQRRSVFHALNQKRQARRAAAELGKKYEEVNLIVAHLGGGITVGAHRRGRVVDVSNGVDGEGPLTPERSGSLPAAEVVQLAFSDRYTREELLRLINGRGGFVAYLGTNNAREVEERAAAGDTEADLLFAALCYQVAREIGACAAVLSGQVDAVVLTGGLAYSRRAVEEIRKRVEFIAPVLVYPGEDEMAALAEGVLRVLRGEEAPRSYQEEGVGRGEKDKSSGD
- a CDS encoding BMC domain-containing protein, translating into MNALGMVEWRGIARGIAATDALLKSSPVELVLATPVCPGKFVAMISGEVGAVRNAVRAAVDFDSENVVDSLVLGTVHPSVFPALTGTSAVPAARGSLGVIETFACAAAIKAGDAAVKGGQVQLLEIRLARGLGGKSLVLLQGEVAAVQAAVGRAVAAVENGLIVGVEVISSLHRSLWEKLF
- a CDS encoding 4Fe-4S dicluster domain-containing protein — encoded protein: MIAWSREEIISRLRQSGVVGAGGAGFPAYMKASSRAEWVIANAAECEPLLRGNQELLRCAAREVIGGLKIMMRATGAARATVGIKAKYRAAAAALREALADEPETAVELHFLDDFYPAGDEHVLVYEVTGRVIPPGGIPIQVGVVVNNVETLFNVNRAMEGRPVIEKIVTVTGAVQRPVTLQVPVGTPVKDLLYMAGGPQIKTFTIIEGGPMMGRLVDLDAVVTRTTGGIIVLPADHPLVLSKKLDIGVDLRLTRGMCCHCGYCTELCPRYLLGHGLRPDRNMAGLAYATGELVAGGAPWLCSECGLCEVFACPMGLSPRRVNAWLKRQMSRSGFKPPGGELRGVHPQRPYRRVPTARLVARLGLLRYDLPAPLQEESVRPQKVRLMLRQHIGVPAVPVVEAGERVAAGQVVAEVPDNALGVPIHASIEGRVTQVSADAVVIESERVGDGG